One window of Mangrovibacterium diazotrophicum genomic DNA carries:
- a CDS encoding HIT family protein, translating into MASLFTRIVQGEIPAYKVAEDDNYLAFLDIFPVAKGHVLCIPKKEVDYLFDLDDETYIGLQLFAKKVAKGLKQAVPCAKVGVMVLGLEVPHAHVHLVPMQTEADLLNFSDKKKFTPEQFAEIAATIAKNIEL; encoded by the coding sequence ATGGCAAGTTTGTTTACCCGAATCGTTCAAGGAGAAATCCCCGCCTACAAGGTGGCTGAGGATGACAACTACCTGGCATTCCTGGATATTTTCCCGGTAGCCAAAGGACATGTGTTGTGCATTCCGAAGAAAGAAGTTGACTACCTGTTTGATTTGGATGACGAAACTTACATTGGTTTGCAGCTGTTCGCCAAGAAAGTAGCAAAGGGCTTGAAACAAGCTGTTCCTTGCGCTAAAGTTGGCGTAATGGTTTTGGGTTTGGAAGTGCCCCACGCACATGTTCACCTGGTGCCCATGCAAACCGAAGCCGATTTGCTGAACTTTTCGGATAAAAAGAAATTTACTCCGGAACAGTTTGCCGAAATAGCAGCTACAATTGCTAAAAATATTGAATTGTAA
- the greA gene encoding transcription elongation factor GreA: MGKATYITQDGLNKLKGELEHLMNVERPAISKQIGEAIEKGDISENAEYDAAKDAQGMLEAKIAVLRDKIANARIIDESKIDTDQVQILNKVTIKNKKNNATMVYTIVSEHEADLKSGKISIETPIAKGLIGKKVGDVVDIKVPSGVVAFEIIDISL; encoded by the coding sequence ATGGGAAAGGCGACCTATATCACTCAAGATGGTTTGAACAAGCTGAAAGGAGAGCTCGAACACTTGATGAATGTTGAGCGTCCTGCAATTTCAAAGCAAATTGGAGAAGCCATTGAAAAAGGTGATATCTCCGAAAATGCAGAATACGACGCCGCAAAAGATGCGCAGGGAATGTTGGAAGCAAAAATCGCTGTTTTACGCGATAAAATTGCCAACGCCCGTATTATTGATGAATCAAAGATTGATACCGACCAGGTTCAAATCCTGAATAAGGTAACTATCAAGAACAAAAAGAACAACGCGACGATGGTTTACACCATTGTTTCGGAACACGAAGCAGATCTGAAATCGGGAAAAATCTCGATTGAAACTCCTATTGCCAAAGGCCTGATCGGTAAAAAAGTTGGCGATGTGGTGGACATTAAAGTTCCGTCGGGAGTGGTTGCATTTGAAATTATTGACATTTCACTGTAA
- a CDS encoding Rieske (2Fe-2S) protein, translating into MNGIKRYLLRITFALAIVTAVSTSCSDNFESSIPYVYVNLSINMVNYNDLTVPGNAVLLSGGYAGIIVLYNGVQYFAYDAACPYEASQSCTISVEGGIGTCSCCGSQFNLWDGGYVMSGSADEPLLQYQATASENRLYITN; encoded by the coding sequence ATGAACGGCATCAAACGATATTTACTGCGAATTACTTTTGCACTGGCGATTGTCACAGCTGTAAGCACTTCTTGCTCCGACAATTTCGAATCGTCGATCCCGTACGTGTATGTCAACCTCTCCATAAACATGGTAAATTATAACGACCTGACCGTACCCGGCAACGCAGTACTATTGAGCGGTGGATACGCCGGAATCATTGTTCTGTACAACGGTGTGCAATACTTTGCATATGACGCTGCGTGTCCATACGAAGCCTCACAAAGCTGCACGATATCGGTTGAAGGCGGAATAGGCACCTGCTCCTGTTGCGGGTCACAATTTAACCTCTGGGATGGTGGTTACGTGATGTCGGGATCTGCCGACGAGCCCTTGCTGCAATACCAGGCAACGGCCTCAGAAAACCGCTTGTACATTACCAACTAA
- a CDS encoding outer membrane beta-barrel protein — protein sequence MKKIIGLAVVLIWALSTQAQGEKIGLRVGYQNTMMKVDGSKIGDTGSSFFLNVYKDARIIPFLFVHSGLQYSQAKADISGDNYTINYLGAPVGLKAKLGPVYGLAGATFNVKLSEKNSPTGDDAKWYDTNTFVGLGFNILMLNIEGRYSWGLTDINSGIHNDAFQIGLGIRF from the coding sequence ATGAAAAAAATTATCGGATTGGCGGTCGTTCTGATTTGGGCTTTAAGTACGCAAGCCCAGGGCGAGAAAATAGGCCTGCGTGTAGGTTACCAAAACACCATGATGAAAGTGGATGGCAGCAAAATAGGGGACACAGGGAGCTCTTTCTTCCTGAATGTGTACAAAGACGCGCGAATAATTCCTTTCCTTTTCGTTCATTCGGGCTTGCAGTACTCGCAGGCGAAGGCTGACATCAGCGGAGACAATTACACCATTAACTATTTGGGAGCACCTGTTGGATTGAAGGCCAAACTTGGCCCTGTTTACGGATTGGCTGGAGCAACATTCAATGTCAAGCTCAGCGAAAAAAATTCTCCAACGGGCGACGATGCAAAGTGGTACGACACGAACACCTTTGTCGGCTTGGGCTTCAATATTCTAATGCTGAATATAGAGGGACGCTACTCGTGGGGATTGACCGACATCAACAGCGGCATCCACAACGATGCCTTCCAAATTGGCCTGGGAATAAGATTCTAA